Sequence from the Cucumis sativus cultivar 9930 chromosome 1, Cucumber_9930_V3, whole genome shotgun sequence genome:
agtgCATCCACTAAATCAACCTAGCTCCTAAATCAcgcgcaaaaaaaaaaaaaaaattagagcaacaacaacaatatatgAATGTAACAAAGTGGTAATTGCATTGAACAAGAGATCTCACCTTCTTGAAAGATGATAAACCAAGAAGCCGAAACAAAGTTGGGAGAGGATGAATAACTGATTCTGCAGCTGCACTGCTAGCTGCTTTAAGGGAGGTCTGTTGGTGCTTACGAAGCAAAGAACTGTTAAGGTATACACTGCATTCCAATGATATATAGCTTCATTAGTTAATAGAAGCTGCACATCATACCTCATTGTAAACAAGACACGGGCTTGTAGACCAGTGTTGTACTATGGTCAATCAAACAAAGTATACTAACGAAAAAAACATCACTACATATGAAAGAGAGCTCATATTGGTAACAACACAAACGTTTGATGCTGATGATGCTGGTAAGCTTACCTTATAGATAAAAGAATCGTATCCATTAAAGCCAGCACTTCTGGTGCAGATTTACACGAACCCTCTATTCTAACCTTTTTATCCCTCACCAATGGTAGAAGGCATCGAGCCCATTCATTGGGTATTCGACCGATCTACcaaaaatccataaattttaatataataagaacaaaacataTCACTAACAAAAGGAGGAAAAGACACAAATGATAGACAACACATACACATCTGTCTAAACCAAGGGAAAGTTATACAAAAAGGTTTCTGATTGTAGAccatttggaaagaaaatccCATGTATTTGcataaataatatcaaaacgTAAACTGAAATAGCAGAATTGAAACAATACCTCCCCAGAGTCTTTTGAAGAAAACCTCACAATCTCCGAAAAATTGGCCATGTGTCTTCCCTTCCCGAAAACCTTAGCCGGTGAAGGTGTTTTACACCCATTCCTCGAAGGAAATGTGAACACCACTCCATCTCCAGGCTTCACCTTCCTCCCCTTAGACGTAGATAGCCCAGCCACTTCAGCACAGCCAACAAGCCACCACTCACTCCCAATCGAACTCGAACATGGACTGGAGGTTTCCACAACGACATCCTTGATGACACCAACGTTACACGGACTCCGAGTAGACGTTTCCTCTTCAGGCGAAGGGAAATTAGCACCTTCATCAAGAACCCTCTTCGAAGTAGAGGTAACAGCCTTGCTCTCAGAACTCGAAACGCAAGGAAGATGAACAACATCAGAATTCTCCTGAACTCGTGGTTTATCCCTCGTTCCGAAACTAGGGGTATCGTAGATTATATTAATGGCGGCGGTGGCGTCGTTCTTGGCCAAGTGGAGAGCTCTAATAACATCCATATAGGAGAAGTCGGGACCGACAATGGAGCGTACAGTGGACACAAGTTCGTCGTTAATCTTGCTTCCCATTTGGGGATTGATGGATTGAAACCCTAAACCCTGATGGGCGTAGAAGTGAAGAAGTTTTGAAGATCTATTGAGTTGATTGAATGCGGCGAGAAGAATTTGAATGGATGAAGAGATGATCAAAGGGGTTGGAAATGGCGGGGAGgagaattgaaaaagagaTAAAGAGAAGAGTGAAGAGGCGCGTGAGAGGATCTTTGGCTATGGCGTTTCCCGCCATGTGATGCTGGAAACTATTGTGTCATCGTGGCCAAAATGTGACCGTCACCGTAtgtatttttacattttctttcttagaaaataaaattttaaagtatttagCCACAAACTTCTTCTACTGAATTTCATCAGTACACAATTTGTATTcatataaatgtaattttatatCTGTAGATATAATATCTactaaaatacatttttttcctcttcaacTTTAGTATTAGAGGTTATTTGGTGTCTAAATGATCGACGATTAGACCTTTAGTTGACtagtaaaaatattaagtgGCAGGCACATTCTTCTTCACTTGAACATGCTATATTCATTTTATACTTTCTCTAGTGTTCAAAGTTTTGGAAAAATGTAACGTCTTCATTCTCAATAGTCAAGGAAGTTGGGttaagattttgttattaattttatattaattattgatgaatGAGAATGTAactatacaattttttttctttctttctaccTCTCCATCATTTTCTACTAGAGCTTCGCACAAACCAATTCAAGATTTCTCAAACTCTTTCTTTGTTAGTGTTTGTTAGcgtataaaattttaaaaaatatttaaaagttttcttataaCAAAAAGTGTCTATTTTAAGActctaaaaatcaaataaattaattcaaaccctcccacattaaaaaaaaaatgtatattttccaatataatatagtaaaaGCAAAGTGTAGCATTTagattttccaatttttgcattttgttaTGCTATCATTGTTTGGGCGGCTAGCCTTAGTTTCAAATGCtttgtaaactaaaatttgtatattttttcttattaagtCTTCATGATGAGGTGGGAGTGTTGTGATATGGATTTTAGTAAAGAGTGTGTCGTAGGACATGGTGAGTTGatttgaaacaaatattttggaaatcttcacagattttttttttttatctaatttcaGGAAaagtttgttgaaattttggtagaattagatttagtaaattttacttttgattaTGTCTacaatgaaaatgtttttgttactTACTTAATTTGAAAAACGTTTTGAGATGGATATCATGATTTACATGAAATTTATTGTCATCATTTCACGTCCTAAGTTTGGTAGATAACTTAGGGTGGGGTGTGACAAGgaaacaaaattgtaaaaccCATACCTTTGGTGTTTGTGTGATATAGGTCTCAAAAAGAGCTATTGTTATTTGTCATGTctctaatttcatttgtttagcATGTTTAATGTGATAAATTGACTATATTggtacaaaattgaaaaatatatgttttacaGATTTGGGTTGGGTTATTTTATTAAGGGAAAAATTGGAACATAGATTCCTTATGGCTAATATTTATTAGTTGGTTTGTggttgttattatatatatattcgttaatatttattaataaatatagttaatatttatttaataaatagatGAAGTTGACTTTGGTTGTTTTGTCCTAAAATACAGCATATGGGTTTTGTGGGTCGCGTGGTATACTCGTGTTTGTGAAAGAATAGAAGTGGGAGTGCATGCACAACAAATTATGTATTGAGAAAGTCTTTTACGAAATACTCAGTTTTATGTGGTGCCAACATCTTGTTACTATCATTGTGAAGTACTTGTTTGAGAAGATTTATGCAAATTATGGGAGTCTAACattaaagattattttaagGAGTCTCTCATAGGGGGAGTCTGAACATTTGTGAAGCATGAAGCATGTGATTTAAGGGAGCCTAGATCAAATTTCTTGTTCACACATCAAGTGGTTTAAAGGGAGCCTAAATGTTTATCTTATAAAAgtcatataatttaaaacagtTGATTTTTGATAAGTTATGTGCTTGTGATCATCCTCAATCTTTATAAGTGATATTTTCAATCGGGCTAAAGACCTTCTAGATGTATGTGTGATTACGTTGAATTGGATTACCGTTGTGTTGGTGTTCTATTTTGTCTTTTCGTACTATTACTCATGTTGCTTATTCAATTATTAGCTCGAGGTTATAAGGAATTAATCGTAACTTCTCTATTAACatgcattttcaaatgttaCAAGCCATTGGAGGTTAACCTGGATGGCTATTAGAAATTTAGGACTGTGAGTTTGACAAGACCACGGTTTAAAAATTGATGACCGAGTTTGAGTAGaataacattatatataaGTTTGGTTTaggttttgtgttttttatcGAACCCACTACCAGTCGCTCCATCCCCCTTCCCTTCACGCTCTCATTTCGCatctcctcttcctctttgtCTTTCGTCTCCGCTTCTTCCATCGCGCCGGCCGGCCCTCTCCATCTATTTCTATTCGATCTCCTTTGCCTCGCCAGTCGCCACCTACCGTCGGTCACCATTTACAGTGAAGCCACAGACAAAACATAACTGGAAACACTCAAGACTCTACCCAACATCGATCCAAAATCAAACTGGCACAAGGCATGAAcctgaagaaatgaaaaattgaaagatcatagaaaacttcaattttatgaatttgaagAGGAGAGGGGAAATACTCCAGCAGGCGTACGAGAGCTGACTACGAGGGCAGGCGGGAGGTTAGTACCCACGCACGATGCTGGAAGTTTGCAAAATTTTACTGAAATTAGGGCTGGGTACAGTcttattaaagaaattatgatGAAACGGATTAGGTTGGGATTTTATTTGGAGAGAATGAATGCTGAAGCCTTTTGGAGAGAATTGCATTATCAATTCAGTTGCATGTGTTGATTTGATTGAtccaattttgtttgaatatttatgtGGAAGTCTTTGTTAATTATACCTTCTGCCAATTTATGCCATCCTTATTGTGCTTAAAATTCATGCATCTTTGTTATGTGTAATGgattttgatttcttcaatctaaattttttagattgCCTTTTGAATTGGGAGACATGGAAGGAGTAGAGAGTATAACACCTGAGAAACAGAATAACACCTTGGGATCGAGGAAGCGGTTGTCCTGCACCACCTGCTTTGATGCTCTGTGGTTCTGCTATTGTATGCaactttattttcaactttttgatattattttcataatttcatgTTACTTACCTTTTACTTTTGCAATGTGTCCCTCTAATCATTAGCAAATTTGATCTGTTTGCCATCTTCTTGTTTATAgacaagaataataaaatagaccTAGCAAACGGGGAATCCCTTAGTTGTTTGGTTGGCGGATGTAGTATAGTACGATAATGTTTAAGCCAAGTCCATGAATGAAGTTGCTTGTCTTTTGGAACTATTATGGTTCTCCATGCTCTATCTTATCTACTAAAAACTGGCTCATCAATCTACTaaaatagttcttttttttgttaggcGGACAGTTACTTTACAGagctaattttattatttgcatgGTGTTTTTGCAACCACCCTTGGTTTTACGGTGTTCTTGCCCTTCTTTGGAGGCTTTTGGTTTTGAGGAATGATATGATTTTTTGGTGTTCAAGATTCTAACTAGGATAGTTTTTGGGATTTATTCATACTTTTTTGCTTGTACTGAGTcctctaatttatttatttattattgtaactACAGCCTACCTAACTCAGATTTACACCAGTTGAGCCTCTTTTTTGTTACCTGTTTGCGTCTGGAGACTGGAGACTGGAGATATCGTATCTCCTCTCTTTTTAGTTGATAAAATGGAAGTTAGTTTCTtactaaaaacaaagaattattTGCACACTAGTTCTGGATTTATTTCTTGGATTGTGATAGTTGGATTTTAAACTTacaatttaatgatttttacTTTTAGCCTTTTGCCATTAGTTAGTTAATtggagagttttttttttttttttttaagtttacaTATCAATTAAGGAAGAGGGTTAATGTCTTTTAACTTCTGAAATGTTTTTAGGTTCCTCATTTTTCCAACTAGTTCGAATGTCCCTTATTCTCCAAACCagttcaatttcttttttcattgttgtcaatttttttaaaaaaaattgggttATCGTTGCTGAAACTATCTGATACTCATATTCACACCTAATTTTTGCTGTCGTAGACCTCCTTTTCCATATTGACGAGGTCATCTTTGGACCTAATTGTTAACTTGTAGATCTAATGGTTACATTTACTGGCAGCTCCGGTTCATCAGATGCAGCAATACTACAGGGTTGGAGTTTTTGATAACTGTTCTAACAAATGGACAGCTCTTGTTGACTGTTTAACTCTAAAGACGAAAAGAGCTTCTGAGGTTCAGGTATTTATCTAATACAAAAATACCTTGGGGGCcatatagtttatatatttcaagaatGCTGAAATCTTGCCGTTCTTCATTCTATgttgcattaaaaaaattaaatagctCGGATCTGTGAATTGTAGGGGAGCTTTCAAATGACCAAAGCTTTTAGACTTTAGTAATTGGAGGGTCTATCAGCTCTCCTAGGAATTATTTTTTGGCCCTTGATATGATGATTTTCACCACATCGTTGTTaagttttaattaacaatatataataaaccaGTTCGAGTAGGCGAAGGTCTCCCTCTGTGATGTACTAACCACAGCACAACTCACAAAAGCCTCCCCTAAAAATACACTAGAAGCCAACTAAATAACCAAACTAAAAAGGCAAAATAAACAGTAAACAAGTACAGCACTTAAGTGGGGGGATTCTCATTTTTCTACCTCTACTAACATATGTATTAACAATTGAAGGCTTGACATGCTTTTGTctataataataagtaaatgACAACAAAGATGTTGAGGTGGTTGTTTCTTTAGTTTCTGGGGATGGATTCTTAATGAGGAATAATAACCATTCATGTTTTACATACAAACCAATAggaacttctttttcttattttttttcacctgaaaagaaaaagaaagaagagaaagaaggaagtACACACGGCatatatagtttgtttttagatataggaaaatgaactaaaatatttacaaatatggcAAAATATCACTTATAGTATTGATAGACACTATCATTTAAAACACTGATAGATGTCTAACAGAgcgaaattttgttatatttataagtattttcAGCAGTTATCGTTTACAAGAATGGACCATTTGGAAGTCCGTTAGCTAGTTTACACGgggccttttcttttcttttttttccttaaaaaaatgtacttGGAATGCAGGAAATTCTTGAAAGCAGAGAAAAAGCAAAATCTCACATCTGGACTTTTCGAACCCCAGAAGAAGCATCATCACATTGGAAAGAACTCTTCGGACATTTAGAAGAAATAGAATGAAAATGATTCCGTCTTCTGTTTCGATCCTCATTTTGTaagactattttttatataaattttgatcttgttattattatcattattaccTTTTAAAGTACATTTTGGTGGAGAAATGAGCCATCACGATGTGTTAATAGAATAAATAAGTTATGTTGTTTATCCAGAAGTTCAGAGAACTGTTTTGGTCAGAAAATCATTTCTTGCACATCTTCTATATGTCCGAATAGAATGAAAATGATTCTCCATCCTGTGTTCAAATATCACCCTGTCTTTGATGATTTTCCATCAtacattaataattaataagttCACAGTGGTCGAGTTCAATTTATGACCAAAGTTGAGAATATAAGTTATATGGTTGTTGGTTGACTTGTTTGATTGGTACATCATAAACACTTCATTCAATAGCAAATATTTCATTCCATAGCTAAcacaaatatttcattcaatagCTAACACAAATATATGGTAgattagtttaaattaaagtttaatttttagttataGAAGTTTGGAATTTCTTAGAGCTCTATAGCTTCCTGCAACAAAAACGGTGAAAGTATCTGAGTACAAAGGGTATTTTGGTcctttcataaataattttatttccaaattaaataaatggaCAAGCTTGGTGTCAAACTCGGTCTAGAGGAACTGATAAGTTTTGTTGGGAGAGTTTCTTGAAATTTGCacaatatttgtatttttagatattttatgtaaatatgaTATACGATTTATTCTAGTAATATTacaattaaaattatcttttaattattcttctggtgattttgttaaaaaattcttCCATCCCTTTGGTATCTCTATCCCTTTCcattctctttctctatccattatattctttcttatttcattcatctcttttaaattttgttgttaagtacatatttgtttcatattattaattatgtgtaTGAAATTGTGAAATATTGTACGCTAGTGGAATTTTCAgtaaattttttcaagaaaagaaaattcatagGGAATGTAGTATATATGTCACGTAATTTACGATATATATTCCTATTTACAGTCAATCAAGTATAAATATCACGTCATTTTCATTCgtttttgcattgtttttcatatattccacataatttattaatttctaatatatgcttattatatttaataaaatttgcattgatttttatatattgaaagttaatttgtaaaatcttaTCATGATTGAGATTGTTTTCGATTGAAATAGATCATAATATACCTTgtatatttaacataatattagATAACAATGTACACGTGCATATTTCacattgtatttaaattttgtaacaaattttacattatgtgagagtacaaatttatattcatgaaattagaaaaagatattgctaatgatattttatatatattgtataatatatgatatattatgtGTTTATTGCTTAAAGATATATTCGTGATActtaatgtttaatatttaatgatatttaatatatactgtaacatatatgaaatattatgtatatgctagtatgtttaattatatatgatatatattgtaaactatatgatattttgtatGTTGTAAGTTTACAAGGAGCATCATTgatcataaaaagaaataaatagtcTAGAGTttagaaacttaaaaaaacaattcattaaTCGcacaatattattaaattaaaaagagaaaagaagttTATTATAGACTAGATACTATATTACAtgatttaagaaagaaaattaataacataaaacGTTTATTAGTTGAAGGAAATGATCGAAATATgcatttattgtattttgtatttatcgAAAATTTCAACGAAAAATCAAATCGAAattatatatagcaaaatttacaaaaacatGAAGGAATTATAGATacatggaagaagaaatagtTTATTTGATGAAACCATTTTCATCTTCCACAAGTCTGCAAGATCAGCTCGAGTTTCACCAACTCTTTCTTCTCATATGCTATAAATTTAGGCTAACCATTTAATATAAATCACATTCATATTAACTGAACCTTTGATGTTAACATGAATctaattaacattattttaacatttaaatcttattcaAACACGTTTCatctcttatttattatatattttattttgaattgtacGTTCAATCTAACATGTTCTGGTtgtttatttctaaatttcgTGTTTACGATATTGGTGAGTATATGCTAAAGTGTGCTTAGCTCAAGAAATAttagttaaaaaatgaatcaaaacacaaatattgaaatttaaaaattatccaaaaataattcttaatgTGATAATAATATCATTTCTTATTATCATATGTAAAACCTTcctattttgtaaatattaattttaccaATGATAAAAcgttgatagacttctatcaatagcattaatagaaattgagattttgttatattttaaaagtatttatgtaattttttcatttacacttctttctttaaaattaattttcataaatataacaaaataccaaaatatttatgagaaaaattgatgacaaaaacatttagaaaaaaaaaaactaatgacacctatttttttttatattgtgaatatcacaaaattagtgatatctgCTATCATACGTAATTATAGAGTTATtcgatttttaaatttgttacttttgcaatttaaaaaatgtagttaGATagactctattatcataagaCTTTTTAGTATTCTTGCAAGGACTCTTATTTACGAcccgtgtaacaaaataaaaaaatgtcatgaaactgataaaatattttcataaatctcATATTTGTCCTTGGCATTGcaaaccatttttcatttctttttcttgttcctTGTGATCCATCTtctcttcatattattacttattcttcttcatatCAACCACTAGTTCTTACTTgtgatttctttattttctccaaaatttctttttttcttcatcatctctCATACGTTTCCTCTTCtagatctaaacgatcatacactaaaatctaaactatctTAATTAGTACatgattgtgtaccaaatataaaagatcttgatacacgatcttgaacaaaaatcgtttagatcttgGTACAATTAGTACAtaattgtgtaccaaatataaaagatcttgatacacgatcttgaacaaaaatcgtttagatcttgatacacgatcatttagatctgACACAATTGTTGTGTACTAAATCTAGACGACCATGGTACACAATCTCATACTAAATCTAGACAATCGTGGTACACAATCttatactaaatataaataatcttaGTACATGATTGTAAACCAAAATCATTTGAACTTGATAGACGATCTTAGTAATtgatcatgtaccaatatTATACTCAAATTTTTTGCACACATGTATGAtcgtaaaatatttttattatttcatataataGACccgtgtttttttttcaaaattgtattatatagtgtaaatattatatcaatttgttataacattttaaaaaactatttctttattacaaatatttgccttctaaaattgatattagtatataaaagtttaaataatataataattatcgATATTTATGACGCCattcattaaagaaaataaagaataacaTCCAGTTATGATGTGTTGTGTTTGATATTAGTTCTTCACACAGACAACCATCTAAGAAGACAAACAACAACAGATATATAAAAGTTAGCCAATAAGAATTTAACTCAGCTTGtatctttaaatattaaagattaaaaaatatgtaactcaaacaaaataatggtaaaataagCATAAACACActtgattaaataaaatatgaaaattaaataacggAATATTTGTGGCACCATAAAATGTAAGaagtttgtaaaatttgaatgaaatatgagTTCCCTAACCTTACAAAATTCTACTGCCCTTGCACGcaaaaatatccaaaattgGAACGTGTTTGATGAAAGAtccaaaaattatattgtatatCATAAATCTAAACTTATCCCCTAACCTATTAAATCCCAAAACAGTTAAATCACATGTAAATGCTATATATTCTAACATCTAATCTAATCATATAATATAGAGAAAGAGCTTTCTATACCACTCAATAAGAAATCACTAGTGAGTCcagtttttaaagaaagtcaCAATCAGATATATCTTAAGGCTATTTACTCCATCACAAACACCCCCACCCCCAAGTTCTCTTCCTTTTAACAAcaatatatgaaacaaatacaaaatgttTCTAGCATGATCCCTAACCTGCAATTGCAGCCCACCACATCAATGTTAAAGACGCCAAAGTGACTCAATGTTGCCTTCAGTCTTCAGCCATCCACACGAATGCCTCATCTTTGTTAGGGCCAAAACCTGCACATCCTGTAAAGCCAATCATCCTACACAGTGGACCATATTAACCTgtacaaaaatttcatgaTCACATCTTAGCTTGGAAAATTTAGAGTCTAGAAGCAGGGAAACAACCTGAACCTGCAAAAACTTAGATAATGATGAGAtcacattttttcttaatatcaaCAAAAAGGTAATGCAAAAAAGTTCATAAGGGAAAGAAACCGTAATACGATAAATGGAATCGTTCACAAGTCCTCATGGGCAGCAGTCTTAATCCCTGActgtaaaatcaaatttatacgTTTGCTATAGAATTATGGATATTGTAAGTATCAATGCCATGAC
This genomic interval carries:
- the LOC101221444 gene encoding uncharacterized protein C227.17c, which encodes MEGVESITPEKQNNTLGSRKRLSCTTCFDALWFCYSPVHQMQQYYRVGVFDNCSNKWTALVDCLTLKTKRASEVQEILESREKAKSHIWTFRTPEEASSHWKELFGHLEEIE